A region of Antricoccus suffuscus DNA encodes the following proteins:
- a CDS encoding PHA/PHB synthase family protein — translation MTTDQSARSDSKQPDEEQGATPKSSGGTRNPRLSELLGKAVRRVDPIGWLPATAAVAKEAAKHPGDVSQAGVRFARAVVKVPRASIRRFVNSNDPLPVPPGPRDKRFADPAWDYNPLFFGIRQTYLAACNFVDEVVDAGSVDYMTDERARQFVKLIQNIASPTNFAITNPAVMTKALQTGGKSLFSGARYAAEDVRERGGRPKKVDRSDFEMGKTLAATPGKVVYRNDLVELIQYSPQTPTVHETPILLSPPWINKYYVMDLAPGRSFAEWAVKHNRTVFVLSYINPDESMRKVTFGDYLQNGSINAIDIVKRITKAAKVDVVGLCLGGVSASIAAGYLRGHGTESLGTLTLLNTMLDYSAPGEMGVMISPETMTQLEGRMQQQGYLSGDDMSFTFDLMRANDLIFNYVVSRWLKGEPPPAFDILAWNEDSTHMTQAMYSQYMADLYGANKLAKGAFELDGTTTDLGKVTNDVYVVGAINDHIVPWQASYAAVHLFGGNVRYVLSSGGHIAGIVNPPSPKSWYEVFDDSGAQYPDDPAQWRLAISRRPDTWWRDWIDWSNARAGDLVEPPNMGSAKYKPIGDAPGTYVVT, via the coding sequence ATGACGACTGATCAATCTGCAAGAAGCGATTCGAAACAGCCCGACGAAGAGCAAGGCGCGACGCCTAAGAGTTCCGGCGGCACAAGGAATCCACGCCTGAGCGAGCTCCTCGGCAAGGCGGTACGCCGAGTGGACCCGATCGGTTGGCTGCCCGCGACCGCAGCGGTCGCCAAGGAAGCGGCGAAACATCCGGGAGACGTCTCGCAGGCGGGGGTCCGTTTTGCGCGGGCAGTCGTGAAGGTGCCGCGGGCAAGTATCCGACGGTTCGTCAACTCCAACGACCCGCTACCGGTCCCTCCTGGTCCGCGAGACAAGCGATTCGCCGACCCGGCTTGGGACTACAACCCGTTGTTCTTCGGAATCAGGCAGACGTATCTCGCCGCCTGCAACTTCGTGGACGAAGTGGTCGACGCCGGCAGCGTCGACTACATGACCGACGAGCGGGCCCGGCAGTTCGTCAAGCTGATCCAAAACATCGCGTCGCCGACCAACTTCGCGATCACCAATCCGGCGGTGATGACCAAGGCGCTGCAGACCGGCGGCAAGAGCCTGTTCTCCGGTGCGAGGTACGCAGCCGAGGACGTGCGCGAACGCGGTGGCCGACCGAAGAAGGTCGATCGCAGTGACTTCGAGATGGGCAAGACCCTGGCCGCGACCCCGGGCAAGGTCGTCTACCGCAACGACCTGGTCGAGCTGATCCAGTACTCGCCGCAGACGCCGACCGTGCACGAGACACCCATTCTTCTGAGCCCGCCGTGGATCAACAAGTACTACGTGATGGATCTTGCGCCCGGGCGCAGCTTCGCCGAATGGGCGGTCAAGCACAACCGGACCGTTTTCGTACTGTCCTATATCAACCCCGACGAGTCGATGCGCAAGGTGACGTTCGGCGATTATCTACAGAACGGGTCGATTAACGCGATCGACATCGTCAAGCGGATCACCAAGGCCGCCAAGGTCGACGTGGTCGGGCTGTGTCTCGGCGGCGTTAGTGCCAGCATCGCGGCGGGCTATCTACGTGGTCACGGGACGGAGTCGCTGGGCACGCTCACCTTGCTCAACACGATGCTCGACTACTCCGCGCCCGGCGAGATGGGCGTCATGATCTCCCCAGAAACAATGACCCAGCTCGAAGGCCGGATGCAACAGCAGGGTTATCTCTCGGGTGACGACATGTCATTCACCTTCGACCTCATGCGCGCCAACGACCTGATCTTCAACTACGTCGTTTCGCGGTGGCTCAAGGGTGAGCCGCCCCCGGCGTTCGACATTTTGGCCTGGAACGAAGACTCCACCCACATGACGCAAGCCATGTACAGCCAGTACATGGCGGATCTGTATGGCGCCAACAAGCTGGCGAAGGGGGCGTTTGAGCTCGACGGCACGACGACCGACCTCGGCAAAGTGACCAATGATGTGTACGTCGTAGGCGCGATCAACGATCACATCGTGCCGTGGCAGGCGTCGTACGCCGCGGTGCATCTTTTCGGTGGCAACGTGCGTTACGTGCTTTCGAGTGGCGGGCATATCGCTGGCATCGTCAACCCGCCGAGTCCGAAGTCCTGGTATGAGGTATTCGACGACAGCGGCGCTCAGTATCCGGACGACCCGGCACAGTGGCGGCTGGCGATCTCGCGACGCCCCGACACGTGGTGGCGGGACTGGATCGACTGGTCGAATGCCCGCGCGGGAGATCTGGTCGAGCCGCCCAACATGGGGAGTGCGAAGTACAAGCCGATCGGTGATGCGCCGGGCACTTATGTCGTGACCTGA
- a CDS encoding alpha/beta fold hydrolase has translation MSTAMPTKIISSFATAPFEASLAIATGWTDYWLGAVDRQSTPLDVANDLAEWWRVTTQRNEPKWAHPHKVVKTWPVARLLDYSAARPKAKVATLVLPPQAGHSSSIVDFARDQSQMITIRECGLDRLFTLDWTPATEESKDFSIDDYLAIMDESVDALGGKANLVGDCQGGWLATIYAALHPDKVNSLTIGGAPIDYHAGDGVILEWIDVLGGRADIAAYRSMVESNNGLYAGSNQVTGFKMMQPPGEIERIWGLLPQINDADAVRRYTEFTDWFEWTQDISGAFYLWIVEELFAGNKLVKGTLQIGGEYVDLAKIDCQVNLLAGTQDHITPADQVWALADYISTPKAQIARELVEAGHLGLFMGHTSLRNHWTKLMANVLTISK, from the coding sequence ATGAGTACAGCGATGCCGACCAAGATCATCTCCAGCTTTGCGACGGCCCCATTCGAAGCCTCACTCGCCATTGCGACCGGCTGGACTGACTATTGGCTGGGTGCGGTAGATCGGCAAAGTACGCCGTTGGACGTCGCAAACGATCTGGCCGAGTGGTGGCGGGTGACGACCCAGCGCAACGAGCCGAAATGGGCACACCCGCACAAAGTCGTCAAGACGTGGCCGGTCGCTCGGTTGCTGGACTACTCCGCGGCCCGCCCGAAGGCCAAGGTCGCCACGCTCGTGCTGCCACCGCAGGCCGGCCATTCCTCGTCGATTGTCGATTTTGCCCGTGACCAGAGTCAGATGATCACCATCCGCGAATGCGGCCTGGACCGGCTCTTCACGCTCGACTGGACGCCGGCCACCGAGGAAAGCAAAGACTTCTCGATTGACGACTACCTCGCGATCATGGATGAATCCGTCGATGCACTCGGCGGGAAAGCCAACCTCGTCGGTGACTGCCAGGGCGGCTGGTTGGCGACAATCTATGCGGCGCTCCACCCTGACAAGGTCAACTCGCTGACCATCGGCGGCGCGCCGATCGACTACCACGCAGGCGATGGCGTGATCCTCGAGTGGATCGACGTCCTGGGCGGCCGTGCCGACATTGCGGCGTACCGCTCGATGGTCGAATCCAACAACGGCCTGTACGCCGGAAGCAACCAGGTCACCGGCTTCAAGATGATGCAGCCGCCCGGCGAAATTGAACGGATCTGGGGGCTGCTGCCGCAGATCAACGACGCCGATGCAGTGCGCCGCTATACCGAGTTCACCGACTGGTTCGAGTGGACGCAGGACATCTCGGGTGCGTTCTACCTCTGGATCGTCGAGGAGCTTTTCGCCGGAAACAAGCTCGTCAAAGGCACACTGCAGATCGGCGGCGAGTACGTCGACCTCGCCAAGATCGACTGCCAGGTCAACTTGCTGGCCGGCACTCAAGACCACATCACGCCGGCCGACCAGGTGTGGGCCCTCGCCGACTACATTTCGACACCGAAAGCGCAGATCGCCCGCGAACTAGTAGAGGCCGGCCACCTCGGTCTGTTTATGGGCCACACGTCTTTGCGCAATCATTGGACCAAGCTCATGGCGAACGTCCTCACAATCTCGAAGTAG
- a CDS encoding SDR family oxidoreductase translates to MANVVLVAGASGLVGAATVERFLRDGWDVVATSRRKPELSTSRQYRFIPLDLTDRSACETASATLKDVTHLVYTAVYEKPGLVRGWTDDDQMQTNLAMLRNLLEPLSRAAELRHVTILQGTKAYGVHLHRVPIPARERQSRDKHANFYWLQEDYLKETAASAGFDFTIMRPQIIVGPNVGVAMNLPPVIGVYAAICRETGLPFGFPGGASYVWQAVDCRLVADAIRWAAEAAAAAGQHFNLTNGEVAEWRDLWPSFAQALGLEPGPDRPTRLAEFLPTQAEVWDRIVRANGLRPTSLNDVLGESHHYADFCFAYGATDPPPPALVSSIKIKQAGFGGVCDTEESFRHWFDVLVNRKILPPVR, encoded by the coding sequence ATGGCAAACGTTGTACTGGTCGCGGGCGCGAGCGGCCTCGTCGGGGCGGCCACCGTCGAGCGCTTTCTGCGCGATGGCTGGGATGTGGTCGCCACATCCCGGCGAAAGCCGGAGCTGTCCACCAGCCGGCAGTATCGCTTTATCCCCCTGGATCTCACCGATCGCTCCGCCTGCGAAACCGCGTCGGCAACACTGAAGGACGTCACTCACCTCGTCTATACGGCGGTGTACGAGAAGCCCGGACTCGTGCGCGGCTGGACCGACGACGACCAGATGCAGACCAACCTCGCCATGCTTCGCAATCTGCTCGAGCCGCTATCGCGCGCCGCTGAACTGCGGCACGTGACGATCCTGCAGGGCACTAAGGCGTACGGCGTACACCTCCACCGGGTGCCGATCCCGGCCCGCGAACGACAGTCCCGCGACAAGCACGCAAACTTCTACTGGCTTCAGGAGGACTACCTCAAGGAGACGGCCGCGTCCGCCGGCTTCGACTTCACGATCATGCGTCCGCAGATCATCGTCGGTCCCAACGTCGGCGTCGCGATGAACCTGCCACCGGTCATCGGGGTGTACGCCGCTATCTGTCGTGAGACCGGCCTGCCGTTCGGCTTTCCCGGCGGAGCGTCGTACGTCTGGCAGGCCGTCGACTGTCGGCTCGTCGCTGATGCGATTCGCTGGGCGGCCGAGGCGGCCGCTGCCGCCGGTCAACACTTCAACCTGACCAACGGAGAAGTTGCCGAGTGGCGGGATCTGTGGCCGTCGTTCGCGCAGGCCCTTGGTTTAGAGCCCGGACCGGACCGCCCTACTCGACTTGCGGAATTTTTGCCCACGCAGGCGGAGGTATGGGACCGCATCGTCCGGGCCAACGGGCTGCGGCCCACTTCTCTCAACGACGTACTGGGCGAGTCGCACCACTACGCAGACTTCTGCTTTGCCTATGGGGCAACCGATCCGCCACCGCCGGCGCTCGTCAGCTCGATCAAGATCAAGCAGGCCGGCTTCGGCGGCGTCTGCGACACCGAAGAGTCATTCCGGCATTGGTTCGACGTACTCGTGAACCGGAAGATCCTTCCCCCGGTCCGCTGA
- a CDS encoding glycine reductase, which produces MADSEHRTPLTDTTEFAPEWTAPVPYMQRTRDWYLALGYGNPYRWAHYAEVPFASLAKPLAESRLALITTAAPYQEGKGDQGPGAPYNAAAKFYEVYSGRTDEDHDLRISHVAIDRTHTTAADSGTYFPLPALRDAVTAGRIGALTERFHGAPTNRSQRRTLEVDCPRLLELCRDDGADAAVLVPNCPVCHQTLSLVARYLESNGIPTVVMGAAKDIVEYAGVPRFAFSDFPLGNAAGRPGDPRSQADTLEFALRVLESAPGPRTTVQNPLAWVGPDDWRMDYCNVDRVSPEELARLRAENDAIKETARAVRESTIKT; this is translated from the coding sequence ATGGCTGATTCGGAACATCGCACGCCGCTGACAGACACCACAGAATTCGCGCCTGAGTGGACCGCGCCCGTCCCTTATATGCAGCGCACCCGAGACTGGTATCTCGCGCTCGGCTACGGCAACCCCTACCGGTGGGCGCATTACGCCGAGGTCCCGTTCGCCTCGCTCGCGAAGCCGCTTGCCGAATCCCGGCTGGCGCTGATCACGACCGCTGCGCCGTACCAAGAGGGCAAAGGGGACCAGGGCCCGGGAGCGCCGTACAACGCGGCGGCAAAGTTCTACGAGGTCTACTCGGGGCGCACAGACGAGGACCACGACCTGCGGATATCGCACGTCGCGATCGACCGCACTCACACGACTGCCGCCGACAGTGGCACCTACTTCCCACTACCGGCTCTGCGTGACGCGGTGACCGCTGGCCGGATCGGCGCTCTCACGGAGCGATTCCACGGGGCGCCCACCAACCGCAGCCAGCGGCGCACGCTGGAGGTCGACTGCCCGCGGCTCCTAGAGCTCTGCCGGGACGACGGCGCCGACGCCGCGGTGCTCGTGCCCAACTGTCCGGTTTGCCATCAGACTCTCTCGCTCGTCGCGCGGTACCTCGAGTCCAACGGGATCCCCACCGTGGTGATGGGCGCGGCGAAGGACATCGTGGAGTACGCCGGCGTACCGCGGTTCGCGTTCAGCGACTTCCCGCTGGGCAATGCGGCCGGCCGACCGGGCGATCCGCGGTCGCAGGCCGACACGCTGGAGTTCGCGCTTCGGGTGCTCGAGTCCGCGCCCGGTCCGCGTACGACGGTGCAAAACCCGTTAGCGTGGGTAGGGCCCGATGACTGGCGGATGGACTATTGCAACGTCGACCGGGTCTCGCCCGAGGAGTTGGCCAGGCTGCGCGCTGAGAACGACGCGATCAAGGAGACCGCCCGCGCGGTCCGCGAATCGACCATCAAGACATGA
- a CDS encoding NDMA-dependent alcohol dehydrogenase, which produces MIKSQAAILRNLHEDWSVEEITLDSPKHGEVLVELAATGLCHSNEHIRTGDLPGLLPMIPGHEGAGVVQEIGPGVDHLKVGDHVVTMFVPSCGRCEMCVGGHQNLCDSNASIGKGLQLFDGTARHHAADGTDLATESRVGSGARHTVLHSTACVKIPDDIPLNRACLLGCGVVTGFGSAVYAGGGIKPGETAIIVGAGGVGANAVQGARLAGAEQIVAVDPVPWKLEQAKKFGATHGAASLDEAFELVREITHGTMGHQVIMTMGVGDGSTMMKVSALVGKRGRIIITNIHPAAETQVNLSMMEIAVYEKQIHGSLYGSTNPRSAIPRLLRLYRNGQLDLDGLVTKTYSLEQINEGFTDMLEGRNIRGVIEFSPSN; this is translated from the coding sequence ATGATTAAGTCGCAGGCAGCGATCCTAAGGAATTTGCACGAGGACTGGTCGGTCGAAGAGATCACTCTCGACTCGCCCAAGCATGGAGAGGTTCTAGTCGAGCTCGCGGCCACCGGACTGTGCCATTCAAACGAGCACATTCGTACCGGTGACCTGCCCGGTCTGCTACCGATGATTCCGGGGCACGAGGGAGCCGGCGTCGTGCAGGAGATCGGCCCGGGCGTCGATCATCTCAAGGTCGGCGATCATGTGGTCACGATGTTTGTCCCGTCCTGCGGTCGATGCGAGATGTGCGTCGGGGGACACCAGAACCTGTGCGACAGCAACGCGAGCATCGGCAAGGGTTTGCAGCTGTTTGACGGAACCGCGCGCCATCACGCGGCCGATGGCACGGACCTCGCGACCGAGTCGCGGGTCGGTTCTGGCGCGCGGCACACCGTGCTGCACTCGACTGCCTGCGTAAAGATCCCCGATGACATCCCGCTCAACCGGGCTTGCCTGCTCGGCTGCGGTGTCGTCACGGGATTCGGTTCGGCGGTGTACGCCGGCGGCGGCATCAAGCCCGGCGAAACCGCGATCATCGTAGGCGCCGGTGGCGTCGGTGCGAACGCCGTACAAGGCGCGCGGCTGGCCGGCGCCGAGCAGATCGTCGCGGTCGATCCGGTGCCGTGGAAGCTAGAGCAGGCTAAGAAGTTCGGTGCGACTCATGGCGCCGCATCCCTCGACGAGGCATTCGAGCTGGTTCGGGAGATCACTCACGGGACGATGGGACACCAGGTCATCATGACGATGGGTGTCGGCGACGGCTCGACAATGATGAAGGTCAGCGCACTAGTCGGCAAGCGCGGCCGGATCATCATCACCAACATTCATCCCGCCGCGGAAACCCAGGTCAACCTGAGCATGATGGAGATCGCGGTCTACGAAAAGCAGATCCACGGCTCGTTGTATGGCTCGACCAATCCCCGCAGCGCCATCCCGCGTCTGCTGCGGCTGTACCGCAACGGTCAGCTCGACCTCGACGGGTTGGTCACCAAGACCTACTCGCTGGAGCAGATCAACGAAGGTTTCACCGACATGCTCGAAGGTCGCAACATCCGCGGAGTCATTGAATTCTCGCCCTCGAACTAG
- a CDS encoding helix-turn-helix domain-containing protein: MTDNDDMETTLGEIIRRQREIAALPMRQLASMAGISNPYLSQIEHGLREPSEQVLEGIAKSLRTSVDDLLGRSKPDVRRRAVLDAVAEDPGLTAAQRRALTEVYQSMIAATSAKKSRRAKPSSDAP, from the coding sequence ATGACCGACAACGACGATATGGAGACAACGCTCGGCGAGATCATCCGCCGACAGCGGGAGATCGCCGCTTTACCAATGCGCCAACTGGCATCAATGGCGGGCATCTCGAACCCATACCTGTCGCAGATCGAGCACGGGCTACGCGAACCCTCCGAGCAGGTACTCGAAGGGATCGCCAAGTCGCTGCGGACCTCGGTCGACGACCTCCTGGGACGGTCGAAGCCAGACGTACGACGCCGCGCCGTACTCGACGCGGTAGCCGAAGACCCGGGCCTTACCGCGGCACAGCGGCGCGCATTGACCGAGGTATATCAGTCAATGATCGCCGCCACGTCGGCAAAGAAGTCCCGGCGCGCCAAGCCGAGCTCCGACGCGCCCTAG
- a CDS encoding ABC transporter ATP-binding protein — protein MSTTALTLNDVSMIYPDGDSEIKALDSVSMEVAAGEFVAVTGPSGSGKSTLLAVAGLLQQPTRGTIEIGGVDVGSLRAKDRTTVRRDEIGFVFQQSNLIGSLTALEQLQIVAHLRGEKPSDATDRAKEILDRVGLRDAAGRRPHQLSGGQRQRVGIARALMNTPTLLLVDEPTSALDKERGAAILDLLGEVTHERGVATVMVTHDVEHLGSVDRVFGMDDGVLTVHDTDRGLQPA, from the coding sequence ATGAGCACCACAGCACTTACCCTCAACGACGTCAGCATGATCTACCCCGACGGCGACAGCGAAATCAAAGCCCTCGACTCCGTGTCGATGGAGGTGGCCGCGGGCGAGTTCGTCGCGGTGACCGGGCCGTCCGGGTCAGGCAAGTCGACGCTTCTCGCGGTCGCCGGCCTGCTCCAGCAGCCGACCCGCGGCACGATCGAGATCGGCGGCGTCGACGTGGGCTCACTCAGGGCGAAGGACCGCACAACCGTACGCCGTGACGAGATTGGTTTCGTCTTTCAGCAGTCCAACCTGATCGGGTCACTGACCGCGCTTGAACAGCTGCAAATCGTCGCGCATCTGCGGGGCGAGAAACCATCCGACGCGACGGACCGCGCCAAGGAGATCCTCGATCGGGTCGGGCTGCGTGACGCGGCCGGTCGCCGCCCGCATCAGCTTTCCGGCGGTCAGCGTCAACGGGTCGGAATCGCCCGTGCCCTGATGAACACGCCGACGCTGCTGCTGGTCGATGAGCCCACCTCCGCGTTGGATAAGGAGCGCGGTGCGGCGATCCTCGACCTTCTGGGCGAGGTGACGCACGAACGCGGCGTCGCGACCGTCATGGTGACCCACGACGTGGAGCACCTCGGCTCGGTCGACCGGGTCTTCGGAATGGACGACGGCGTACTGACCGTGCATGACACCGACCGCGGACTGCAGCCGGCGTAA
- a CDS encoding ABC transporter permease, whose amino-acid sequence MFLALRDLRFARGRFTLMGAVIALITLLVVLLSGLTAGLGAQSVSAITSLNADRIVFSAPADGDSASYGQSRLDEKQLQQYADASKDKATGVTAATPIGIAQTSMQKGAKRVAISAFGVQPKGFVTPQGVGDNEVVVSDALKDDGVKVGDEITIGGTTFTVAAMRADSSYNHTPVVWMDLSQWQSLDAAGGATSTVLALNTTGDYNGAALEKNSKTVTETLDGSLGAVGSYSAENGSLTMIRVLLLGISAVVVGAFFTVWTIQRTPDIAVLKAVGASTKYVVKDAAAQAFFVLLIGGGIGALVASGLGLLAASVVPFVVDVSTTVVPLALLIALGMVGALAALKRISSVDPITALGAAR is encoded by the coding sequence ATGTTTCTCGCACTCCGCGACCTTCGCTTCGCGCGTGGCCGCTTCACTCTGATGGGGGCCGTCATCGCCCTCATCACGCTGCTTGTCGTGCTGCTGTCCGGGCTAACCGCCGGACTCGGTGCCCAGTCGGTCTCGGCGATTACCTCGCTGAACGCCGACCGAATCGTCTTCAGCGCACCCGCGGACGGTGACAGCGCGTCGTACGGTCAAAGCCGACTCGATGAGAAGCAGTTGCAGCAGTACGCCGACGCTTCCAAGGACAAGGCAACCGGCGTGACCGCGGCGACTCCGATTGGTATCGCACAGACGAGTATGCAGAAGGGTGCCAAGCGCGTGGCTATTTCCGCGTTTGGCGTGCAGCCCAAAGGCTTTGTGACGCCGCAGGGCGTCGGTGACAACGAGGTCGTCGTCTCCGATGCGCTTAAGGATGACGGCGTCAAGGTTGGGGACGAGATCACGATCGGCGGTACGACGTTCACCGTTGCGGCGATGCGTGCCGACTCGTCGTACAACCACACGCCCGTCGTGTGGATGGATCTGTCACAGTGGCAGTCACTCGACGCCGCCGGCGGCGCTACCTCAACCGTGCTCGCACTCAATACGACCGGCGACTACAACGGCGCCGCGCTTGAGAAGAACAGCAAAACGGTCACTGAAACGCTCGACGGTTCGCTGGGCGCGGTCGGGTCCTACTCGGCCGAGAACGGTTCGCTCACGATGATCCGGGTGCTGCTGCTCGGCATCAGCGCCGTCGTTGTGGGCGCGTTCTTCACCGTGTGGACGATCCAGCGCACACCTGACATCGCCGTACTGAAGGCGGTCGGCGCGAGCACAAAGTACGTCGTGAAAGATGCTGCGGCGCAGGCGTTCTTCGTGCTGCTGATCGGCGGCGGGATCGGTGCGCTGGTCGCTAGCGGTCTGGGTCTGCTAGCCGCGAGTGTGGTGCCCTTCGTGGTCGATGTGTCCACGACCGTCGTACCGCTGGCGCTACTGATCGCGCTCGGGATGGTCGGCGCACTTGCCGCCCTCAAGCGCATCTCGTCGGTCGACCCCATCACCGCCCTCGGCGCGGCCCGCTAG
- a CDS encoding CaiB/BaiF CoA transferase family protein, producing MTSSENASSDKAFSDVKILDFTQVFAGPVGTHQFALQGADVIKVEPRGGEDIRRSALGDEWSARGLAPSFMAFNANKRGLTLDLKKPAAVDIVKRLAAEADVVWENFRPGVMDRLGIGYDVLAELNPQLIYCSVSGFGTTGPERATATFDGKIQAMSGLMSLTGDPSGGPMRAGIALADLAAGLTAAFAVSTALHQRSRTGRGQFVDVAMFDSMLSLMSDQIAEYTVLGELRQQAGNLSVTRKPTADRFRCGSGFIVLAVLSDRQFESLLRTLGRADALNDPRYADWQARTANTVALRALIEDAMDGGDPRDWERRLTDADVPCASILTIAEAIDHPQLEHRNLIRTVDTAYGPVTLAGAGFELRHGNGGIDRTAPQVGEHTDEVLAEAGFSTSEIAQLRADQVV from the coding sequence ATGACCAGCAGTGAGAATGCATCCAGTGACAAGGCATTCAGTGACGTAAAGATCCTTGATTTCACACAAGTGTTCGCCGGGCCGGTCGGCACTCACCAGTTCGCGCTGCAGGGCGCCGACGTCATTAAGGTCGAACCGCGCGGTGGCGAGGACATCCGGCGGTCGGCGCTAGGCGACGAGTGGTCTGCGCGAGGGCTTGCTCCGAGTTTCATGGCGTTTAACGCCAACAAGCGCGGCTTGACACTTGATTTGAAAAAGCCGGCAGCCGTTGACATCGTCAAGCGACTAGCCGCCGAGGCAGACGTCGTGTGGGAGAACTTCCGACCAGGCGTGATGGATCGGCTCGGCATCGGGTACGACGTGCTCGCCGAACTCAACCCACAACTGATCTACTGCAGCGTCTCGGGATTCGGTACGACGGGACCGGAACGCGCGACCGCGACCTTCGACGGCAAGATTCAGGCGATGTCCGGGCTGATGTCGCTGACCGGCGACCCGAGCGGCGGGCCGATGAGGGCCGGGATCGCGCTTGCCGATCTGGCTGCCGGGCTCACCGCCGCTTTCGCCGTTTCGACCGCGTTGCACCAGCGATCGCGCACCGGCCGCGGGCAGTTCGTCGACGTGGCGATGTTCGACTCGATGCTGAGCCTGATGTCCGACCAGATCGCCGAATACACCGTCCTCGGCGAGCTTCGGCAACAGGCGGGCAATCTATCTGTCACCAGAAAGCCGACCGCCGACCGGTTTCGCTGCGGATCGGGTTTCATCGTGTTGGCGGTGCTTTCGGACCGCCAGTTCGAGTCGCTACTGCGCACGCTCGGACGAGCGGACGCGCTCAATGACCCGAGGTACGCCGACTGGCAGGCGCGGACGGCCAACACGGTCGCATTGCGCGCGCTCATCGAGGACGCGATGGACGGCGGGGACCCGCGCGACTGGGAGCGACGCCTCACCGACGCCGACGTACCGTGCGCGTCGATCCTGACGATCGCCGAGGCGATCGACCATCCTCAGCTCGAGCACCGCAACCTCATCCGGACCGTCGATACGGCGTACGGTCCGGTCACGCTCGCGGGAGCCGGCTTCGAGCTGCGGCATGGCAACGGCGGCATCGATCGTACGGCGCCGCAGGTCGGCGAGCACACCGACGAGGTCCTCGCCGAGGCCGGTTTCAGCACATCCGAGATCGCGCAGCTGAGGGCGGACCAAGTCGTCTGA
- a CDS encoding cupin domain-containing protein: protein MADDTCEGTDEVVGAGASGVPDPDVIDAFHRRLHHIAPGAFSSDTSQTTGMRRVEAISGKTVGSENLWMGQTHVAPSTNSANHHHGKSETAIYVASGNPRFVFLDIDQTPPVETVVETKPGDYIFVPPFVPHREENPDPDNEAVVVIARTTQEAIVVNLPDLKWDGPVRTTAG, encoded by the coding sequence ATGGCTGATGACACTTGCGAAGGTACAGACGAAGTTGTGGGCGCGGGCGCTTCCGGCGTACCCGATCCGGACGTGATTGACGCGTTTCACCGCAGGCTGCATCACATTGCGCCCGGCGCGTTCAGCAGCGATACGTCGCAGACCACTGGAATGCGACGAGTCGAGGCCATCAGCGGCAAGACGGTCGGGTCCGAGAACCTTTGGATGGGCCAGACCCACGTCGCACCCTCGACTAACTCGGCTAACCACCATCACGGCAAGTCCGAGACCGCGATCTACGTCGCCAGCGGCAACCCGCGCTTCGTCTTCCTCGACATCGACCAGACGCCGCCGGTGGAGACCGTCGTAGAGACCAAGCCGGGCGACTACATCTTTGTGCCGCCGTTCGTGCCGCACCGCGAGGAAAACCCGGATCCCGACAACGAGGCCGTGGTGGTGATTGCGCGTACGACGCAGGAAGCAATCGTCGTCAATCTGCCTGACCTGAAGTGGGACGGTCCGGTCCGCACAACTGCCGGCTAG